The Arcobacter sp. F155 genome contains the following window.
TTAATTTTTGGTTCAGGTGCACATGTGAGTTCTTTAATAAATATGGCAAATCTAATGGGCTGGAAAACTGCGGTTATTGATTTAAAGATAAGAAAAGAGTATGTAAGACAAGCAGATGAATTAATCAAATTAGAAAAATTAGAAGATATTTTATCTTATGATTTAAGTTCCTGTAATGCTTCAGTAATATTAAGTCACTCTCCTAAGACGGATGATACATACCTTGAAGCACTTCTTAAATCAAATGTAGAGTACATAGGAATACTGGGAAATAAGAAAAACATGCAAAAAAAGCGCGAACAATTTAATCTTCAAGATGATAAAAGATTTTTTGCCCCAGTTGGTTTTGATATAGGGGGGGGTATCACTCACCAATCAATTGCCCTATCAATATGTTCCCAAAGAGAAGCCAGGAAAATGGGAAAATCTAATAACTTAGCAGTTTTAATACTAGCAGCAGGAACTTCAAGTCGTTTAGGGGAATCTAAGCAGCTTGTCAAGTTTCAAAATAAAACATTAATTCAAAACTCAATAAAAAAAGCTTTAGATGTAAATTCTAATGTAACAGTTGTATTGGGTGCAAATAAAGACTTGATAAGTAAAGAGATAATAAATTATCCAATTTCAATTGTTATAAATAATGAATACCCAAAAGGAATAGGAAGTTCTATATCATACGGTATTTCATCTTTGTTGAGTTTGATAAAACACTAATAATGCTTTGCGATCAACCTTTTATTCCTACTAGCCATTTGAAAAAACTAATATGCAAATCAAATGAAGAAAATGAAATAGTTTGTACTCACTATAAAGGCGATATTGCTGTTCCTGCAATATTCTCAAATAGTCACTATGAAAAACTCTTATCATTAAAAGGTGATAAAGGGGCAAAAATAATCATAAAAAGAAATAATTATAAATCAATCTTTTTAG
Protein-coding sequences here:
- a CDS encoding XdhC family protein, which produces MFFDKTNLKFIEDLKQRGLDIVCVSVTETIGHCYAKLGNMMFVNSKEQFIGVLGSPSLHEKIIDLTKQALESNKSISYENTPKDKNSAHGISSYELQPFYFEKNYDSLSKLLTKPYSLLIFGSGAHVSSLINMANLMGWKTAVIDLKIRKEYVRQADELIKLEKLEDILSYDLSSCNASVILSHSPKTDDTYLEALLKSNVEYIGILGNKKNMQKKREQFNLQDDKRFFAPVGFDIGGGITHQSIALSICSQREARKMGKSNNLAVLILAAGTSSRLGESKQLVKFQNKTLIQNSIKKALDVNSNVTVVLGANKDLISKEIINYPISIVINNEYPKGIGSSISYGISSLLSLIKH